Genomic window (Campylobacter ureolyticus ACS-301-V-Sch3b):
TTGAAGGTGGAAATAGTGCTGTTTCTGCGAAAGAAGCTTTAACTCACCAAACCTATGGAGTTTTGTTTTGGTTCGGGGTTGTGCTAATAGGACTTGTAACCCCAATTATTATAGCTTCAACTGCACTTAAAAATCACGCTTATAGACCAGTTTTTATTGTGCTTGATTCATTTGCCATAATAACAGGTGTTGTTTGCTTAAGATATTTCTTTGTTTATGCAGGGCAGGCTTGTTTAGGAGTTTAAAATATTTAAAAAGGAACTTTTTTGAAGATACTTTTATTAGAGGATGATTATAGTTATAGAAAAACAATAGCTGAGTATTTAGAAAGTCTTGGCTATGAAGTTGATGAGGCAAGTAATGGCTTAGAGGCTTGCGATAAGATAAAAGATAACTTTTATCATCTTTTGATACTTGACATTAAAGTTCCTGAAATTTCAGGTCATGAAGTGATGAAATATGCAAAAAGTCTAAATTTAAATACTCCTATTATGATAATGACATCTTTAATAGATATTGATGATATGGAGATAGGGTATTCTTTAGGGTGTAATGAGTATCTTAAAAAGCCATTTGATATCGCTGAGCTTAAATTTAGAGTAAATGAACTTATGAGAAAATATTATTTAA
Coding sequences:
- a CDS encoding response regulator transcription factor, which produces MKILLLEDDYSYRKTIAEYLESLGYEVDEASNGLEACDKIKDNFYHLLILDIKVPEISGHEVMKYAKSLNLNTPIMIMTSLIDIDDMEIGYSLGCNEYLKKPFDIAELKFRVNELMRKYYLKDDKNIIKIDDEFFYNSSSKNIKFGEEIINLSQKENEILDYLLLKKDSFVSIDEMISELSNSYESVDIRMHIMKIRQKTSKNFILSKRGLGYKINVKND